In Streptomyces sp. NBC_00306, a single genomic region encodes these proteins:
- a CDS encoding STAS domain-containing protein, whose amino-acid sequence MPESDGAEDPVTPQVLSRRRRGRVWVVCLGGDLNACTLPPVRETFDRLMNEAGQPLIVDGTAVQSADSNAIELLLTLQKETTLIVAAPSPPLQKLLATAPSPVLSALSLGEALDLIGT is encoded by the coding sequence ATGCCTGAATCTGATGGTGCCGAAGACCCTGTCACACCGCAGGTGCTGAGTCGGCGCCGTCGCGGTCGTGTGTGGGTCGTCTGTCTCGGCGGCGACCTCAACGCGTGCACCCTGCCGCCCGTCCGGGAGACGTTCGACCGTCTCATGAACGAAGCCGGACAGCCCTTGATTGTGGACGGGACGGCAGTGCAATCCGCCGACAGCAATGCCATCGAGCTGCTCCTGACACTCCAGAAGGAGACGACGCTGATCGTCGCCGCTCCCTCCCCGCCCCTCCAAAAACTCCTCGCCACGGCCCCCAGCCCTGTCCTCTCAGCCTTGTCCCTCGGCGAAGCCCTGGACCTCATTGGCACCTGA